The following proteins come from a genomic window of Microbacterium sp. JZ31:
- a CDS encoding asparaginase — protein MAQTFTVQDAEELAVVERGGFVESRHAGSAIVLSPAGDVVTRLGDPDATILPRSSLKPLQAVAVVTAGAALEGEHLALATASHAGTDRHVALVRDVLSAAGLTEDHLACPASRPSDTATRDAMVREHLEPAAIRHNCSGKHAAMLAACVATGWDVAGYLDPAHPLQTHIREVVERLTGEKIAATVIDGCGAPVHALPLASLARGIHRIGTSSERSPFALHRVAGALVRAVRENPWVIDGPGGGDTMAIERFGVFSKLGAEGVQIMVAPDGTTVALKMLDGSLRAAPLVALQLLANAGALPPNEVADAAAHPSFAVQGGGREVGRIRATV, from the coding sequence GTGGCTCAGACTTTCACCGTGCAGGATGCCGAAGAGCTCGCCGTAGTCGAGCGGGGCGGCTTCGTGGAATCCCGTCACGCGGGTTCGGCGATCGTCCTCTCCCCCGCCGGCGACGTCGTCACGCGCCTCGGCGATCCGGACGCGACGATCCTGCCCCGCTCCTCCCTCAAGCCGCTTCAGGCCGTCGCGGTCGTCACGGCCGGCGCCGCGCTCGAGGGCGAGCACCTCGCGCTCGCGACCGCGAGCCACGCGGGAACCGATCGGCACGTCGCGCTCGTGCGCGACGTGCTGTCCGCCGCGGGACTCACGGAGGACCACCTCGCGTGCCCCGCGAGCCGGCCGAGCGACACGGCCACGCGCGACGCCATGGTGCGCGAGCATCTCGAGCCGGCCGCCATCCGGCACAACTGCTCCGGCAAGCACGCCGCGATGCTCGCCGCGTGCGTCGCGACCGGATGGGATGTGGCGGGGTACCTCGACCCGGCCCATCCCCTGCAGACGCACATCCGCGAGGTCGTCGAGCGCCTGACCGGCGAGAAGATCGCCGCGACCGTGATCGACGGATGCGGCGCGCCCGTGCACGCGCTGCCGCTCGCGAGCCTCGCGCGCGGCATCCACCGGATCGGGACGTCGTCGGAGCGCTCGCCGTTCGCGCTGCATCGCGTCGCGGGTGCACTCGTGCGCGCCGTGCGCGAGAACCCGTGGGTGATCGACGGGCCCGGCGGCGGCGACACGATGGCGATCGAGCGCTTCGGCGTGTTCTCGAAGCTCGGCGCGGAGGGTGTGCAGATCATGGTCGCCCCCGACGGCACGACGGTCGCGCTCAAGATGCTCGACGGATCGCTGCGGGCGGCGCCGCTCGTCGCGCTGCAGCTTCTCGCCAACGCCGGCGCGCTGCCGCCGAACGAGGTGGCGGACGCCGCCGCACACCCGTCCTTCGCCGTGCAGGGCGGCGGCCGCGAGGTCGGGCGCATCCGCGCGACCGTCTGA
- a CDS encoding SIMPL domain-containing protein: MVAITVEGSHRLTQQAERGVLALDIAAHGEDRDDVVRRHARLHDELAGIARARREGGAAAAFDIGSPWAWADAPTAAPDRTGTPIHHVTSTVTITFTDLAALAVDVAAFAARADLGVQPVRWELSDETREGLLDAARGLAVQDAVRRARSYAAAIRPGEDVEPALASVTERQVHGGGPGVPMFARADAAGIAFTTPEIDVEAAIVATFEL; this comes from the coding sequence ATGGTCGCCATCACGGTCGAGGGATCTCACCGCCTGACGCAGCAGGCCGAGCGCGGGGTGCTCGCGCTCGACATCGCCGCGCACGGCGAGGATCGCGACGACGTCGTGCGCCGCCACGCGCGGCTGCACGACGAGCTCGCGGGGATCGCGCGCGCCCGGCGCGAAGGCGGCGCCGCGGCGGCGTTCGACATCGGCAGCCCGTGGGCGTGGGCGGACGCTCCCACCGCGGCTCCGGATCGGACCGGCACGCCGATCCATCACGTCACGTCGACCGTCACGATCACCTTCACCGACCTCGCCGCGCTCGCGGTCGACGTGGCGGCCTTCGCCGCGCGTGCCGACCTCGGCGTCCAGCCCGTGCGCTGGGAGCTGTCTGACGAGACCCGGGAGGGCCTGCTCGACGCGGCTCGCGGCCTCGCCGTGCAGGATGCGGTGCGTCGCGCCCGGTCGTACGCGGCCGCGATCCGGCCCGGAGAGGACGTCGAGCCCGCGCTCGCGAGCGTCACCGAGCGCCAGGTGCACGGCGGCGGCCCCGGCGTGCCGATGTTCGCCCGCGCGGACGCCGCCGGCATCGCCTTCACGACGCCCGAGATCGACGTCGAAGCCGCGATCGTCGCGACGTTCGAGCTCTGA
- a CDS encoding 1-deoxy-D-xylulose-5-phosphate reductoisomerase: MRRVVILGSTGSIGTQALEVIRANPDRFEVVGLSAGSNAAAMAAQADEFGVAHTALGAVEAEQLVRDVAADVVVNGITGSVGLGPTLAALEAGRTLALANKESLIVGGDLVKRLAAPGQIVPVDSEHSAIAQALRAGEHREVRRLIVTASGGPFRGRRRDELEGVTPAEALKHPNFAMGRVITTNSATLVNKGLEVIEAHLLFDVPYDSIEVVVHPQQWIHSMVEFHDGSTIAQAGPPRMLVPIALGLSWPERLADVDVPIDWTRAQSWDFEPLDDDAFPAVRLAKQVGEAGSTFPGVYNAANEQAVDAFHEGRLPFLGIVDTVSRVVDAHEPPAELTRESLADAEAWARAEADRIIASL, translated from the coding sequence ATGCGTCGCGTCGTCATCCTCGGCTCCACCGGGTCGATCGGCACGCAGGCGCTCGAGGTGATCCGGGCGAACCCGGACCGCTTCGAGGTCGTCGGCCTCTCGGCGGGCTCGAACGCCGCGGCGATGGCGGCGCAGGCCGACGAGTTCGGCGTCGCGCACACCGCGCTCGGGGCCGTCGAGGCCGAGCAGCTCGTGCGCGACGTGGCGGCCGACGTCGTCGTCAACGGCATCACCGGATCGGTCGGTCTCGGCCCGACGCTCGCGGCGCTCGAGGCCGGACGGACGCTCGCACTCGCCAACAAGGAGTCGCTCATCGTGGGCGGCGACCTCGTGAAGCGCCTCGCGGCGCCCGGGCAGATCGTGCCCGTCGACTCCGAGCACTCCGCGATCGCGCAGGCGCTGCGCGCGGGGGAGCACCGCGAGGTGCGGCGGCTCATCGTGACCGCGTCGGGCGGCCCGTTCCGCGGACGCCGCCGCGATGAGCTGGAGGGCGTCACGCCGGCCGAGGCGCTGAAGCATCCGAACTTCGCGATGGGCCGCGTCATCACGACGAACTCGGCGACGCTCGTGAACAAGGGCCTCGAGGTCATCGAGGCGCACTTGCTGTTCGACGTGCCCTACGACAGCATCGAGGTCGTCGTGCACCCGCAGCAGTGGATCCACTCCATGGTCGAGTTCCACGACGGCTCCACCATCGCGCAGGCGGGGCCGCCTCGCATGCTCGTGCCGATCGCGCTGGGTCTGTCCTGGCCCGAGCGGCTGGCCGACGTCGACGTCCCGATCGACTGGACGCGCGCGCAGAGCTGGGACTTCGAGCCGCTCGACGACGACGCGTTCCCCGCGGTGAGGCTGGCCAAGCAGGTCGGCGAGGCGGGCTCGACCTTCCCCGGTGTCTACAACGCCGCCAACGAGCAGGCGGTCGACGCCTTCCACGAGGGACGTCTGCCGTTCCTCGGCATCGTCGACACCGTGAGCCGCGTCGTCGACGCGCACGAGCCGCCGGCGGAGCTCACGCGCGAGTCGCTCGCGGACGCCGAGGCGTGGGCCCGGGCCGAGGCCGACCGGATCATCGCCTCGCTCTAG
- a CDS encoding Mur ligase family protein has translation MTKPASNIPPVLRPENPPRRRLTELAERFGRDTRGSLDGVEIRGVTLATTDLHPGEVFVAINGRNKHGAEFAQAAADAGAVAIVTDAEGADIAEPAGLPIVIVDDPRGVLGELSKWAFGTDHDLPILLGTTGTDGKTSITHILDGILSQMGVVSGLSSSALRTIAGESVMARLTTPEAYEMHALLAVMRERHVEAAAIEVSVQAIMRHRVDAIVFDVSAFTNLSHDHMDDFSDMEEYLEAKLPLFRPDRARRAVVSLDTPAGAEVVQRAEVPVVTIATPAIAVDQELAGTAEWTVTVREETLDGTGFTLTNNADGRSFTSFVPVIGPHMAANAGLAILMLLEAGYSWERITGAIAKDGAIRAHLPGRAERIHAAGENGPAVYVDFGHTPVGIEKTLEAMRKVTTGKLVVMMGADGSRDTTKRFAMGKAAGDYGDVVIITDHNPRWEDPAVVRRMLLEGALSVKSEAEAYEVVPPEKAIVDAVKLVGPGDAIIWFGPGHQDHREVQGVRLFYSGRELARRALDDAGWPVGERRWNDPYARAEG, from the coding sequence ATGACGAAGCCTGCATCGAACATCCCGCCGGTCCTGCGTCCCGAGAACCCGCCGCGGCGCCGTCTCACCGAGCTCGCCGAGCGCTTCGGGCGCGATACGCGCGGATCCCTCGACGGCGTCGAGATCCGCGGCGTCACGCTCGCGACCACGGATCTGCACCCCGGCGAGGTCTTCGTCGCCATCAACGGCCGCAACAAGCACGGCGCCGAGTTCGCACAGGCCGCGGCCGACGCCGGCGCGGTCGCGATCGTCACCGACGCCGAGGGCGCCGACATCGCGGAGCCCGCCGGTCTGCCGATCGTCATCGTGGACGACCCGCGCGGCGTGCTGGGCGAGCTGTCGAAGTGGGCCTTCGGCACGGATCACGATCTGCCGATCCTGCTCGGCACCACCGGCACCGACGGCAAGACGAGCATCACGCACATCCTCGACGGCATCCTGTCGCAGATGGGCGTCGTGTCGGGCCTGTCCTCGTCGGCCCTGCGCACGATCGCGGGCGAGTCGGTCATGGCGCGGCTCACGACCCCCGAGGCCTACGAGATGCACGCGCTGCTCGCCGTCATGCGCGAGCGCCACGTCGAGGCGGCCGCGATCGAGGTCAGCGTGCAGGCGATCATGCGTCACCGCGTCGATGCGATCGTGTTCGACGTCAGCGCGTTCACCAACCTCTCGCACGACCACATGGACGACTTCTCCGACATGGAGGAGTACCTCGAGGCGAAGCTTCCGCTGTTCCGTCCGGATCGCGCCCGCCGCGCGGTCGTCTCGCTCGACACCCCCGCGGGCGCCGAGGTCGTGCAGCGCGCCGAGGTCCCCGTCGTGACCATCGCGACGCCCGCGATCGCGGTCGATCAGGAACTCGCCGGGACCGCCGAGTGGACCGTCACGGTGCGGGAGGAGACGCTCGACGGCACCGGGTTCACGCTCACGAACAACGCCGACGGCCGCTCGTTCACCTCCTTCGTTCCGGTGATCGGACCGCACATGGCGGCCAACGCCGGCCTGGCGATCCTGATGCTGCTCGAGGCCGGCTACTCGTGGGAGCGGATCACGGGGGCGATCGCGAAGGACGGCGCCATCCGCGCGCACCTGCCGGGCCGCGCCGAGCGCATCCACGCCGCGGGCGAGAACGGCCCCGCGGTCTACGTCGACTTCGGCCACACCCCCGTCGGCATCGAGAAGACCCTCGAGGCGATGCGCAAGGTCACGACCGGCAAGCTCGTCGTGATGATGGGCGCGGACGGCAGCCGCGACACCACGAAGCGGTTCGCGATGGGCAAGGCCGCGGGCGACTACGGCGACGTCGTGATCATCACCGACCACAACCCGCGCTGGGAGGACCCGGCCGTCGTGCGGCGCATGCTGCTCGAGGGCGCGCTGTCGGTGAAGTCGGAGGCCGAGGCGTACGAGGTCGTCCCGCCGGAGAAGGCGATCGTCGACGCGGTGAAGCTCGTCGGTCCCGGCGATGCGATCATCTGGTTCGGACCCGGCCACCAGGACCACCGCGAGGTGCAGGGCGTGCGGCTGTTCTACTCGGGCCGTGAACTGGCGCGCCGCGCGCTCGACGACGCCGGCTGGCCCGTGGGCGAGCGCCGCTGGAACGACCCGTACGCGCGCGCGGAGGGCTGA
- a CDS encoding LLM class flavin-dependent oxidoreductase, whose translation MKFSLWLPANLPWRDLRAAAIHAAGATSGAARWRGLWLEDHFMDNTPEPNDGARGECLTQLTALAATVPDVRIGSLVLGNTYRHPAVVAKQAAALSDIADGRFVLGVGAGWQENEHRAFGLEFADVPSRIRWFREALQVWSSLRDQEFTDFEGERYRLEHASLNPKPHATLPILIGGKGEKVMPKLVARYADEWNMWSTPEVFAQKNRIFTAALEDAGRESASLWRTTQALVFFDDRARADEIAAKGRPAIGGSATEIVDLMGAYAEAGVDEFILPLTSLSDVAKIDDLGDRFLTEVAAMVA comes from the coding sequence ATGAAGTTCAGTCTGTGGCTCCCCGCGAACCTGCCCTGGCGCGACCTCCGCGCCGCCGCGATCCACGCCGCCGGCGCGACGTCCGGCGCCGCCCGATGGCGGGGTCTGTGGCTCGAGGACCACTTCATGGACAACACCCCGGAGCCCAACGACGGCGCGCGCGGCGAGTGCCTCACCCAGCTGACCGCCCTCGCCGCGACCGTCCCCGACGTCCGGATCGGGTCCCTCGTGCTCGGCAACACGTACCGTCACCCGGCGGTCGTGGCGAAGCAGGCCGCAGCGCTCAGCGACATCGCTGACGGGCGGTTCGTGCTCGGGGTGGGCGCCGGCTGGCAGGAGAACGAGCACAGGGCGTTCGGGCTCGAGTTCGCCGACGTGCCGAGCCGCATCCGGTGGTTCCGTGAGGCGCTGCAGGTGTGGAGCTCGCTGCGGGACCAGGAGTTCACCGACTTCGAAGGCGAGCGTTACCGCCTGGAGCACGCCTCGCTGAACCCGAAGCCGCACGCGACGCTGCCGATCCTGATCGGCGGCAAGGGCGAGAAGGTCATGCCGAAGCTCGTCGCGCGCTACGCCGACGAGTGGAACATGTGGTCGACGCCCGAGGTGTTCGCGCAGAAGAACCGGATCTTCACCGCCGCGCTCGAGGACGCCGGCCGCGAGTCCGCCTCGCTGTGGCGCACGACGCAGGCGCTCGTGTTCTTCGACGACAGGGCGCGGGCCGACGAGATCGCGGCCAAGGGACGGCCGGCGATCGGCGGCAGCGCGACCGAGATCGTCGATCTGATGGGCGCGTACGCCGAGGCCGGGGTGGACGAGTTCATCCTGCCGCTCACATCGCTGAGCGACGTGGCGAAGATCGACGACCTGGGCGACCGCTTCCTGACGGAGGTCGCCGCGATGGTCGCCTGA
- a CDS encoding M50 family metallopeptidase, which produces MAVLAFVIGVLIVVVGLAVSIALHEIGHLVPAKRFGVQTSRYMVGLGPVIWSKRIGETEYGVKLLPIGGYVSMAGMYAPVHAKARTRGMLATLVQDARDANHETLVGVDDSRAFYRLAVWKRIVVMLGGPVMNLLLALILFTILYTGIGMQQTTTTIDTVAECVVPAGSAATECAPDAEASPAHAAGLLPGDQLVSLDGQEVATFAEASAIVQAHPDQTIPVVVLREGARVELSMTPVLAERQIAGPDGEVTTQSVGFAGMTAAVERVHQPVWAGAQATADNLGRVAGIIVQLPVQLWNTAVDLFTGQERDPNGPLSVVGVGRLAGEVAAAEAPILDRVAAMVGLLGSVNIALFVFNLIPLLPLDGGHVAIALWDGIKRGWARLRGKSEPAPADATRFVPVALVVVVLMIGMGALLFAADIFNPITLAG; this is translated from the coding sequence GTGGCTGTGCTCGCGTTCGTGATCGGTGTGCTCATCGTCGTGGTGGGGCTCGCGGTGTCGATCGCGCTGCACGAGATCGGGCACCTCGTCCCGGCCAAGCGCTTCGGCGTGCAGACGAGCCGGTACATGGTGGGCCTCGGACCCGTGATCTGGTCGAAGCGGATCGGCGAGACCGAGTACGGCGTCAAGCTGCTGCCGATCGGCGGCTACGTGTCGATGGCGGGGATGTACGCGCCCGTCCACGCCAAGGCGCGCACGCGCGGCATGCTCGCGACCCTCGTGCAGGACGCGCGCGACGCCAACCACGAAACCCTCGTCGGCGTCGACGACTCGCGCGCCTTCTATCGCCTCGCGGTGTGGAAGCGCATCGTCGTGATGCTCGGCGGGCCGGTCATGAACCTGCTGCTCGCGCTCATCCTCTTCACGATCCTCTATACGGGGATCGGGATGCAGCAGACGACGACCACGATCGACACGGTCGCCGAATGCGTCGTGCCGGCCGGGTCCGCGGCGACCGAGTGCGCGCCGGATGCCGAGGCCTCGCCCGCGCATGCCGCCGGTCTGCTGCCGGGGGACCAGCTCGTCTCGCTCGACGGGCAGGAGGTCGCGACGTTCGCGGAGGCGTCGGCGATCGTGCAGGCACACCCGGATCAGACGATCCCGGTCGTGGTGCTGCGCGAGGGCGCGCGCGTGGAGCTGTCCATGACCCCCGTGCTCGCCGAGCGTCAGATCGCCGGCCCCGACGGCGAGGTCACGACGCAGAGCGTGGGCTTCGCGGGCATGACGGCGGCCGTCGAGCGCGTGCACCAGCCGGTCTGGGCGGGCGCGCAGGCGACGGCCGACAACCTCGGCCGCGTCGCGGGGATCATCGTGCAGCTCCCCGTGCAGCTGTGGAACACCGCCGTCGACCTCTTCACCGGTCAGGAGCGCGACCCGAACGGACCCCTCAGCGTCGTCGGCGTCGGCCGGCTCGCGGGCGAGGTCGCTGCGGCCGAGGCGCCCATCCTGGATCGCGTCGCGGCGATGGTGGGCCTGCTCGGCTCGGTGAACATCGCGCTGTTCGTGTTCAACCTGATCCCGCTGCTGCCGCTCGACGGCGGCCACGTCGCCATCGCGCTGTGGGACGGCATCAAGCGCGGCTGGGCGCGACTGCGCGGCAAGTCCGAGCCGGCCCCGGCCGACGCGACCCGGTTCGTCCCGGTGGCGCTCGTGGTCGTGGTGCTCATGATCGGCATGGGCGCGCTGCTCTTCGCGGCCGACATCTTCAATCCGATCACGCTCGCAGGCTAG
- a CDS encoding YcnI family copper-binding membrane protein, producing MPFTHRTRIAAGVTLAAGLVLAAPLAASAHVTVTPDAPAVGGYDVLTFAFGHGCDGSPTTALRIDMPDGLDSVTPTIAPGWAIDVERDASNGLVTQVTYTADEPVADDRRATIELGVKYAEDAADTLAFPVEQVCVDGATSWSEIAADGEDPHALDHPAPTVTLGEATSAEHGASASHDTEAAPAEAAAPAADPLPVALGAGGLVAGVAALVVSLLAWRRARR from the coding sequence ATGCCCTTCACCCACCGCACCCGCATCGCCGCCGGCGTCACCCTCGCCGCCGGCCTCGTGCTCGCCGCTCCGCTCGCCGCGAGCGCGCACGTCACCGTCACGCCGGACGCCCCCGCCGTGGGCGGCTACGACGTGCTGACGTTCGCGTTCGGGCACGGCTGCGACGGCTCGCCCACCACCGCGCTGCGCATCGACATGCCGGACGGACTCGACTCCGTCACGCCGACGATCGCTCCCGGGTGGGCGATCGACGTCGAGCGCGACGCGTCGAACGGCCTCGTCACGCAGGTCACGTACACGGCCGACGAGCCCGTCGCCGACGACCGCCGCGCGACCATCGAGCTCGGCGTGAAGTACGCCGAGGACGCCGCCGACACGCTCGCCTTCCCGGTCGAGCAGGTGTGCGTCGACGGCGCCACGTCGTGGAGCGAGATCGCCGCCGACGGGGAGGACCCGCACGCGCTCGACCACCCCGCGCCGACCGTGACGCTGGGCGAGGCGACCTCCGCCGAGCACGGCGCATCGGCGTCCCACGACACGGAAGCGGCGCCCGCGGAGGCGGCCGCGCCTGCCGCGGATCCGCTTCCCGTGGCCCTGGGAGCCGGCGGCCTGGTCGCGGGCGTCGCGGCCCTCGTGGTGTCGCTGCTCGCCTGGCGTCGCGCGCGCCGGTGA
- the ispG gene encoding flavodoxin-dependent (E)-4-hydroxy-3-methylbut-2-enyl-diphosphate synthase, giving the protein MPRVPETLAPRRKSRQIKVGKVLVGGDAPVSVQSMTTTPTTDINATLQQIAELTASGCEIVRVAVPSQDDADVLHIIAKKSQIPVIADIHFQPKYVFQAIDAGCAAVRVNPGNIRKFDDQVGAIAQAAQAAGVSLRIGVNAGSLDRRLLEKYGKATPEALVESAVWEASLFEEHDFHDFKISVKHNDPIVMVKAYRQLAERGDWPLHLGVTEAGPAFQGTIKSATAFGILLGEGIGDTIRVSLSAPPAEEVKVGHQILQSLNLRERKLEIVSCPSCGRAQVDVYTLAESVTEGLKDVTVPLRVAVMGCVVNGPGEAREADLGVASGNGKGQIFVKGEVIKTVPEAEIVETLIQEARRIADEMGPDAQIGTAQVVTA; this is encoded by the coding sequence ATGCCGCGCGTCCCCGAAACGCTCGCCCCGCGTCGCAAGTCCCGCCAGATCAAGGTGGGCAAGGTGCTCGTCGGGGGCGACGCCCCCGTCAGCGTCCAGTCCATGACGACGACGCCGACGACCGACATCAACGCCACGCTGCAGCAGATCGCCGAGCTCACGGCGTCGGGCTGCGAGATCGTGCGCGTCGCGGTGCCGAGCCAGGACGACGCGGATGTGCTGCACATCATCGCGAAGAAGAGCCAGATCCCGGTCATCGCCGACATCCACTTCCAGCCGAAGTACGTGTTCCAGGCGATCGACGCCGGCTGCGCGGCCGTGCGCGTCAACCCGGGCAACATCCGCAAGTTCGACGACCAGGTCGGCGCGATCGCGCAGGCCGCGCAGGCCGCGGGCGTCTCGCTCCGCATCGGCGTGAACGCCGGATCCCTCGACCGCCGCCTCCTCGAGAAGTACGGCAAGGCGACGCCCGAGGCGCTCGTCGAGTCGGCCGTGTGGGAGGCGAGCCTGTTCGAGGAGCACGACTTCCACGACTTCAAGATCTCGGTCAAGCACAACGACCCGATCGTGATGGTGAAGGCCTACCGCCAGCTCGCCGAGCGTGGCGACTGGCCGCTGCACCTCGGCGTGACCGAGGCGGGCCCGGCGTTCCAGGGCACGATCAAGAGCGCCACGGCGTTCGGCATCCTGCTGGGCGAGGGCATCGGCGACACCATCCGCGTCTCGCTGTCGGCGCCGCCGGCCGAGGAGGTCAAGGTCGGTCACCAGATCCTGCAGTCGCTCAACCTGCGCGAGCGCAAGCTCGAGATCGTCTCGTGCCCGTCGTGCGGCCGCGCGCAGGTCGACGTCTACACGCTGGCCGAGAGCGTCACGGAGGGCCTGAAGGACGTCACCGTCCCGCTGCGCGTCGCGGTCATGGGCTGCGTCGTGAACGGTCCGGGCGAGGCTCGCGAGGCCGACCTCGGCGTCGCGAGCGGCAACGGCAAGGGGCAGATCTTCGTCAAGGGCGAGGTCATCAAGACCGTCCCCGAGGCCGAGATCGTCGAGACGCTGATCCAGGAGGCCCGCCGCATCGCGGACGAGATGGGCCCCGACGCGCAGATCGGCACCGCGCAGGTCGTCACCGCCTGA
- a CDS encoding FKBP-type peptidyl-prolyl cis-trans isomerase, whose translation MRLRSAAFLSALALSAVALAGCSGEPAPAETPTASAEATDVCAAALASGASSEAVTVEGEPGEKPTIALDGALEITTPERTVVDEGDGEPIALGQIIEYGLTVFDASTGEELQSVGYDTPVLPEALAMDSGTAQLFGCAPVGSRIVATVPGQGEQQPATVYVIDLLGNDTPTAAWGEPQEPVEGQPTVELADDGEPTITLPDTEPPAETEVTTLKAGDGAEVASGDSVLVQYTGVKWSDGSVFDSSWERGAAAAMSTTGVVAGFQKALEGQKVGSQVLVTMPPADGYGASAEHELAEETLTFVVDILASQSVAQQ comes from the coding sequence GTGCGTCTTCGCTCCGCAGCTTTCCTGTCCGCTCTCGCGCTCAGCGCCGTCGCGCTCGCCGGCTGCTCGGGCGAGCCGGCGCCGGCGGAGACGCCCACCGCCTCCGCCGAAGCCACCGACGTGTGCGCGGCGGCGCTGGCGAGCGGCGCGTCCTCCGAGGCCGTCACGGTCGAGGGCGAGCCCGGCGAGAAGCCGACCATCGCACTGGACGGCGCGCTCGAGATCACCACGCCCGAGCGCACGGTCGTCGACGAGGGCGACGGGGAGCCGATCGCGCTCGGCCAGATCATCGAGTACGGCCTGACGGTCTTCGATGCGAGCACGGGCGAGGAGCTGCAGAGCGTCGGCTACGACACGCCCGTCCTGCCCGAGGCGCTCGCCATGGATAGCGGCACCGCGCAGCTGTTCGGCTGCGCTCCGGTGGGCTCGCGCATCGTCGCGACCGTGCCCGGCCAGGGCGAGCAGCAGCCCGCCACGGTGTACGTGATCGACCTGCTCGGCAACGACACGCCCACGGCCGCGTGGGGCGAGCCGCAGGAGCCCGTCGAGGGCCAGCCCACGGTCGAGCTCGCCGACGACGGAGAGCCCACCATCACGCTCCCCGACACCGAGCCGCCGGCGGAGACCGAGGTCACCACGCTCAAGGCCGGCGACGGCGCCGAGGTGGCGTCGGGCGACAGCGTGCTCGTGCAGTACACCGGCGTGAAGTGGTCGGACGGCTCGGTGTTCGACTCGAGCTGGGAGCGGGGCGCCGCGGCCGCCATGTCCACCACGGGCGTCGTCGCCGGCTTCCAGAAGGCCCTCGAGGGGCAGAAGGTGGGCTCGCAGGTGCTCGTCACGATGCCGCCCGCGGACGGCTACGGCGCGTCGGCCGAGCACGAGCTCGCGGAGGAGACGCTGACCTTCGTGGTCGACATCCTCGCGTCGCAGTCCGTGGCGCAGCAGTAA
- a CDS encoding OsmC family protein, whose protein sequence is MNREHRYALTATWTGNQGSGTSGYRDYSRDVTLEVAGKPALLASSDKPFRGDPERWNPEDLLVAALSECHLLSYLHACVQAGVVVTSYVDDATGLLREDGSSSARFEQVVLHPRVTVADASMIEAAEAAHKTAHEWCFIARSVNFPVLHEATVTVG, encoded by the coding sequence ATGAACCGAGAGCACCGCTACGCCCTGACCGCGACCTGGACCGGCAACCAGGGCTCCGGCACGAGCGGCTACCGCGACTACTCGCGCGACGTGACGCTCGAGGTGGCCGGCAAGCCGGCGCTGCTCGCGTCGTCGGACAAGCCGTTCCGCGGCGACCCCGAGCGCTGGAACCCGGAGGACCTGCTCGTGGCGGCGCTGTCGGAGTGCCACCTGCTGTCGTACCTGCACGCGTGCGTGCAGGCTGGCGTCGTCGTGACGTCGTACGTCGACGACGCGACGGGTCTGCTGCGGGAGGACGGCAGCAGCAGCGCGCGGTTCGAGCAGGTCGTGCTGCACCCGCGCGTGACGGTCGCGGACGCGTCGATGATCGAAGCCGCCGAGGCCGCGCACAAGACGGCGCACGAGTGGTGCTTCATCGCCCGCTCGGTCAACTTTCCCGTGCTGCACGAGGCGACCGTCACGGTCGGCTGA
- a CDS encoding lysophospholipid acyltransferase family protein, protein MTSADSVPPEPDETAPEEDPSRPSWFYTVGRLALAPLARAIYRPHVEGKAHIPRDGSVIFASNHLSFIDSIAIPVAVAPRPVHFLAKSSYFEGTGFKGWLSKSLFTAVGAIPVRRGAGQAALDALDQQRQILETGAAVALYPEGTRSLDGRLYKGRTGVAFLALQTGAPVVPVGLTGTDRVMPVGAKFPSTKERVTIRFGAPLDLSHHGPASSGKARRTATDEIMAAIHALSGQELANAYNESPAQSPMEKIRRALPHERR, encoded by the coding sequence ATGACCTCTGCGGACTCCGTGCCCCCGGAACCCGACGAGACGGCGCCCGAGGAGGACCCGAGCCGACCGAGCTGGTTCTACACCGTCGGCCGCCTCGCGCTCGCCCCACTCGCTCGCGCGATCTACCGCCCGCATGTCGAGGGCAAGGCGCACATCCCCCGCGACGGGAGCGTGATCTTCGCCAGCAACCACCTGTCGTTCATCGACTCGATCGCGATCCCGGTCGCCGTCGCCCCGCGCCCCGTGCACTTCCTCGCGAAGTCGTCGTACTTCGAGGGCACCGGCTTCAAGGGATGGCTGTCGAAGTCGCTGTTCACGGCGGTCGGCGCCATCCCCGTCCGCCGCGGCGCAGGGCAGGCCGCGCTCGACGCCCTCGACCAGCAGCGCCAGATCCTGGAGACGGGCGCCGCCGTCGCGCTGTACCCCGAGGGCACGCGCTCGCTCGACGGCCGCCTCTACAAGGGCCGCACGGGCGTGGCGTTCCTCGCCCTGCAGACCGGGGCGCCCGTCGTGCCGGTCGGTCTCACCGGCACCGATCGCGTCATGCCCGTCGGGGCGAAGTTCCCGTCGACGAAGGAGCGCGTGACGATCCGCTTCGGCGCACCTCTCGACCTCTCGCACCACGGCCCCGCCAGCTCGGGGAAGGCGCGCCGCACCGCGACGGACGAGATCATGGCCGCGATCCATGCCCTCTCGGGCCAGGAGCTCGCCAACGCCTACAACGAGTCCCCCGCGCAGTCGCCGATGGAGAAGATCCGCCGCGCGCTGCCGCACGAGCGCCGGTAG